From Triticum aestivum cultivar Chinese Spring chromosome 4A, IWGSC CS RefSeq v2.1, whole genome shotgun sequence, a single genomic window includes:
- the LOC123082263 gene encoding uncharacterized protein isoform X1, producing MAAEPDKDNLNQEPVESSAAASSSPSANGEPRTASCSSPSASGAPRAAAADAGEDELSSRPPPATLRVGSCTTLLQIREKPGDGDGSSGGTGGPSSAAAAAAYQKGKNLAIYSPPHPCSSSGSSSSCGAEVDSSVSRNAVSRWEDTEKQSFGRKERRITGAYVNWQTIPMNEALEHYYSDPVDQSMSGQGYLNVMNLQEAYSEFRPVRGDGDCFYRSFIFSYLEQVLDRQDTCEEDRVLDVIERVASRYAHLTWTSRFSVSRKVSSGLLHICFFSQINMFVRDDSLQVALYLIN from the exons ATGGCGGCCGAACCGGACAAGGACAACCTAAACCAAGAACCGGTTGAGTCCagcgccgccgcgtcctcctcGCCCTCCGCCAATGGGGAGCCGCGCACTGCGTCCTGCTCCTCGCCCTCCGCCAGTGGGGCGCCCCGCGCCGCGGCAGccgatgccggagaggatgagctCTCCTCTCGGCCACCTCCCGCTACCCTGCGCGTCGGAAGCTGCACCACCCTGCTGCAAATCCGCGAGAAGCCCGGAGACGGAGACGGAAGCAGCGGTGGCACGGGCGGGccgagctccgcggcggcggcggctgcgtacCAAAAGGGCAAGAATCTCGCAATTTACTCCCCGCCACACCCCTGTTCGAGCTCTGGCAGCAGTTCTTCCTGCGGGGCCGAGGTCGACTCATCTGTCTCCAGGAACGCAGTTAGTCGATGGGAGGATACAGAGAAGCAG AGTTTTGGAAGAAAAGAAAGGAGGATAACTGGTGCATATGTGAATTGGCAG ACGATTCCAATGAATGAAGCTCTTGAGCATTATTACAGTGATCCAGTTGATCAGTCTATGTCAGGACAGGGTTATTTGAATGTGATGAACCTTCAGGAGGCCTACTCAGAATTTAGGCCAGTCCGTGGAGATGGAGATTGTTTCTACAGGAGCTTCATATTTTCCTACCTT GAGCAAGTTCTTGATAGGCAGGATACATGTGAGGAGGACCGTGTCCTTGATGTCATTGAAAGAGTAGCTAGTAGATATGCACATCTGACATGGACCTCCAGATTTTCTGTGAGCCGCAAAGTAAGCTCCGGCCTTCTACATATTTGTTTTTTCTCTCAGATAAACATGTTCGTAAGGGATGATTCTCTTCAAGTTGCACTATACTTGATTAACTGA
- the LOC123082263 gene encoding putative protein TPRXL isoform X2: protein MAAEPDKDNLNQEPVESSAAASSSPSANGEPRTASCSSPSASGAPRAAAADAGEDELSSRPPPATLRVGSCTTLLQIREKPGDGDGSSGGTGGPSSAAAAAAYQKGKNLAIYSPPHPCSSSGSSSSCGAEVDSSVSRNAVSRWEDTEKQSFGRKERRITGAYVNWQTIPMNEALEHYYSDPVDQSMSGQGYLNVMNLQEAYSEFRPVRGDGDCFYRSFIFSYLEQVLDRQDTCEEDRVLDVIERVASRYAHLTWTSRFSVSRKDLNTIGVPSVLNLVL from the exons ATGGCGGCCGAACCGGACAAGGACAACCTAAACCAAGAACCGGTTGAGTCCagcgccgccgcgtcctcctcGCCCTCCGCCAATGGGGAGCCGCGCACTGCGTCCTGCTCCTCGCCCTCCGCCAGTGGGGCGCCCCGCGCCGCGGCAGccgatgccggagaggatgagctCTCCTCTCGGCCACCTCCCGCTACCCTGCGCGTCGGAAGCTGCACCACCCTGCTGCAAATCCGCGAGAAGCCCGGAGACGGAGACGGAAGCAGCGGTGGCACGGGCGGGccgagctccgcggcggcggcggctgcgtacCAAAAGGGCAAGAATCTCGCAATTTACTCCCCGCCACACCCCTGTTCGAGCTCTGGCAGCAGTTCTTCCTGCGGGGCCGAGGTCGACTCATCTGTCTCCAGGAACGCAGTTAGTCGATGGGAGGATACAGAGAAGCAG AGTTTTGGAAGAAAAGAAAGGAGGATAACTGGTGCATATGTGAATTGGCAG ACGATTCCAATGAATGAAGCTCTTGAGCATTATTACAGTGATCCAGTTGATCAGTCTATGTCAGGACAGGGTTATTTGAATGTGATGAACCTTCAGGAGGCCTACTCAGAATTTAGGCCAGTCCGTGGAGATGGAGATTGTTTCTACAGGAGCTTCATATTTTCCTACCTT GAGCAAGTTCTTGATAGGCAGGATACATGTGAGGAGGACCGTGTCCTTGATGTCATTGAAAGAGTAGCTAGTAGATATGCACATCTGACATGGACCTCCAGATTTTCTGTGAGCCGCAAA GACCTAAACACTATTGGCGTGCCATCAGTCTTAAACCTTGTACTTTAA